GCGACTACATTCGCGACCTGGCGACTTACGTTTTTCGCTCTTATGCCTCGAGCGGTCAGAAGATCAAATTGAACGTGCGCGTGGAGCCGGTGGATTTTGATCTGGATACTGCTATTCCTTGCGGGCTTATTTTGAATGAATTGATTTCCAATTCGCTCAAATACGCTTTCCCTAATGGCAGAAAGGGAGAAATTACCGTTTCTTTGCAAGAAAAAGAAAACGATTTGATAGAATTGTCTGTCAAAGATAATGGCGTCGGCTTTGATGAAAATTTTGACCTCAAGCAGAGCGATTCGTTAGGGCTGCAATTGGTCAAATCTCTGGTCAATCAATTAGAGGGAGTTTTGGAATTGAAAAGAAATGGCGGCGTCGAAATCGCCATACGATTTCAACGGCCGGAGTTTAAAAAGAAAAAAACTTTTGCCTGACATGATAAAATTGTTTGCACAAGGGGAAAATTTTATTTATATTGAAAGGTCATGCGGAAATTGATATTGAACAAAGGGTTTTTGGCCATTGTGAACGGAGTAAATTTATTTTTTAAATTTGGGGATGAGAATGTCGAAAAAAACAATTCTGGTTGTCGAAGACGATAACATCATCGGCATGGAAATAAGAGATCGAGTGCAAACGCTCGGTTATTCTGTCCCTGAGGTAATTTCTTACGGGGAACAGGCAATTGACAAAGCCAGAAAATATGTGCCGGATTTGATTCTGATGGATATTCAACTACGGGGATCGATAGACGGTATTCAGGCCGCGGAGGCGATACGTCAGGAATTGGACGTCCCTGTTATTTATTTGACAGCGTATGCCGATGACAACACGCTGGCGCGCGCGAAGATAACCGAGCCATTCGGTTATGTCTTAAAACCGTTTGAGGAAAGGGACCTGGCGTCAACCATTGAGATGGCGCTTTACAAACACCAGATAGACAAAAAACTGAAACAAAATGAGCGCTGGCTCTCAACGACGCTGAAGAGTATTGGCGAGGGAGTAATCGCTACAGATGTCGATGGGCGAATTACTTTTATGAATCCCATCGCTGAAAACCTGACCGGCTGGCAAGAGGACAATGCGTCGGAAAAGCGACTGAACGAAGTTTTTAAGCTTTACAACGAAACGACCGACCATTATGTGCAAGATTTGTTTAATAAAGTAAAACGCGACCGCCGCTTGGAGATATCTGAAGAACTCTGGTTGGAATCGCAAAATGGCAAGCGCCGTCCGATTTTGTACACGGCGTCGCAGATTATGGATGATAAGGGACGCACATCAGGATATGTTGTTGTTTTTCAAGATAATACGGAACGAAAGAAAGCCCAGAAGACGCTTGCCCGACAGAGTCGCTTTAACGAATTTCGCGCACGTCTATGGGAATTGGCCGCGGACAAGGCATTATCCGAAGAGGACATGATACAAAAAATGCTGGATTTGTTAGGCCCTGCCATTGGCGCGCATCGCGTGAGCTACAATAAACTTTTTGGCAGTTATCTTCAGGAGAGTGAGTACAAATGTATCCTTGAATGGAATGATTCTCGTGCAAGTAACACGCTGAAAACTGCGCTGCCTGCCAAAATAGTGAATCATTTTGTCAAAAACAAAATGATCGTTGTTACTATGGACTCTGCCCTTGCCATGCTGCCGCCGATGCTAAGGGGGGTGGCGAAACCCATAATAAAGAAATTTCAAAAAGAAGCGGATCTGGAGTCCATTTTGGTCGCGCCTTTTTATATGAATAATGAGCTTGAGGCTGTTATTTCCCTTGATTCGTGTCGCAGTTTGCCGCAAAAGCCTCGCTGGGACGATGAGACAAAAAGTATTGTTAGCGAAGCGATTGACATTATTGCGAATTTCATTTATCAGAAAAGAAATGAAGAAGCGCGCCGTGAAAGCGAGGAACGATTTCGCGCAATTTTCGAATCGGCGCCGGATTCAATTTTTATTAAAGACCGTTTCCTGGCATATACCAATATCAATCCGGCGATGGAGAAATTGTTCAAGTTACCCACAAACGAGCTCATCGGATTGACAGACGAAGAATTGTACGGGCCGGAAATTGGCTCAATCACGCAGCAAGAAGATTTGCGTGTTTTGAAGGGCGAGGTTATCAATAATGAAATTACACTGCCCGTCGCTAAATCGAAGAGAACTTTCAATGTAGTGAAGGCGCCAATGTACGATTACAAAGGCGATATTGTCGGAATTTGCGGAATTGCCCGAGATGTCACCGATCGCAAAAGAGCGACCGAAACGCAAAATGTGATGCACGAAATTGCCGATGCAGTGAATGAGACAAAAGATTTGCGCGAATTTTTTAAGTCCGTTCAAAAATCTTTGGGACGCGTCATCGATACGAAAAATTTCTACATTGCGCTGTATAATGCGGCGAATCATTCTTTTGCATTGCCTTATCATGCCGATGAAAAAGATCGCTTTACGGAAATCCCCGCCGGCAAAACGATGACGGCATACGTGATGAGAAAGAAAAAATCTATACTCGTTACCGAGGAAGAGGTCAAAGCGCTCGCTGAAAAAGGTGAAATCGATATTGTTGGCGCGCTTCCCAGAGTATGGCTTGGGGTTCCGTTGCTGAGCGGCAAGAATGTCATTGGCGTGATTGCCATGCAAAATTATCAGAGCAAATCGGTTTACACCAAAGAACAAGTGACGTTTTTGGAATTTGTTTCCGGACAAATCGCGTCGGCAATTGAGCGTAAAAAAGCCGAGGAAGACCGGAATCGTCTGGCGACAGCGATTCAGTACACAGCAGACGGGATTGTCGTGACTGATGAAAATGCAAAAATTTTGTACGTGAATCCGGCTTATGAAAAAATAACCGGTTATTCGGCGGAAGAATTGACAGGCAAAAATCCCAAAATTTTAAAAAGCGGAGTCCACGATAAAGCTTTTTATCGGAATTTGTGGGAAACGCTGACCGCCGGAAAAATCTGGAAGG
This window of the Calditrichota bacterium genome carries:
- a CDS encoding PAS domain S-box protein; translation: MSKKTILVVEDDNIIGMEIRDRVQTLGYSVPEVISYGEQAIDKARKYVPDLILMDIQLRGSIDGIQAAEAIRQELDVPVIYLTAYADDNTLARAKITEPFGYVLKPFEERDLASTIEMALYKHQIDKKLKQNERWLSTTLKSIGEGVIATDVDGRITFMNPIAENLTGWQEDNASEKRLNEVFKLYNETTDHYVQDLFNKVKRDRRLEISEELWLESQNGKRRPILYTASQIMDDKGRTSGYVVVFQDNTERKKAQKTLARQSRFNEFRARLWELAADKALSEEDMIQKMLDLLGPAIGAHRVSYNKLFGSYLQESEYKCILEWNDSRASNTLKTALPAKIVNHFVKNKMIVVTMDSALAMLPPMLRGVAKPIIKKFQKEADLESILVAPFYMNNELEAVISLDSCRSLPQKPRWDDETKSIVSEAIDIIANFIYQKRNEEARRESEERFRAIFESAPDSIFIKDRFLAYTNINPAMEKLFKLPTNELIGLTDEELYGPEIGSITQQEDLRVLKGEVINNEITLPVAKSKRTFNVVKAPMYDYKGDIVGICGIARDVTDRKRATETQNVMHEIADAVNETKDLREFFKSVQKSLGRVIDTKNFYIALYNAANHSFALPYHADEKDRFTEIPAGKTMTAYVMRKKKSILVTEEEVKALAEKGEIDIVGALPRVWLGVPLLSGKNVIGVIAMQNYQSKSVYTKEQVTFLEFVSGQIASAIERKKAEEDRNRLATAIQYTADGIVVTDENAKILYVNPAYEKITGYSAEELTGKNPKILKSGVHDKAFYRNLWETLTAGKIWKGRFTNRRKSGSNYEEEATISPIYDENGNIINYVAVKRDVTEQLNLQARLKQAEKMEAIGTLAGGIAHDFNNIIAAIIGYAELSQDDVQDERINHNLAQILKASQRAKDLVQQILAFSRRSDEQRRPLQVALIVKEAMKLLRATIPATIDIKTTIENARSYILADPTQIHQLMMNLCTNAAHAMREKGGTLEVHLRDVEMDEESVKQYQELKTGSYVKLMVKDTGLGIDPQIIDRIFEPYFTTKGVGDGAGMGLALVHSIVKSYRGEIVVYSEKGKGTTFNIFLPRIEGPVREEREEKKKLPRGTENILYVDDEKNIVSVSSQILHRLGYEVSMATSGERALAIFEKDPQEFDLVITDQTMPKMTGAELAKKILAIRPDMPIILCTGFSEVVSKEKAKQMGIAEFLMKPLFSEDLANIVRKVLDSYQKN